One stretch of Paenibacillus sp. DNA includes these proteins:
- a CDS encoding PhoH family protein, which translates to MAEHSAKITLRNAAEGLALFGPGDTFLHLIEKEMNARLFSRDAELTVQGTKEQVESLTQLFEVLLELIRGGYALSERDVMYAIELARTMQADQLLDLFKGEITTTYKGKPIKVKTIGQKHYVSTIRKKDIVFGIGPAGTGKTYLAVVLAVTALKEGKVKRIVLTRPAVEAGESLGFLPGDLQEKVDPYLRPLYDALHDVLGPEAVAKALERGTIEVAPLAYMRGRTLEDSFIILDEAQNTTPEQMKMFLTRLGFGSKMVVTGDVTQIDLPRGKSSGLVEAERILRSIPEIGFIYFAESDVVRHSLVQKIIVAYDRFKDHQ; encoded by the coding sequence ATCGCTGAACATTCCGCTAAAATAACGCTGCGCAACGCGGCCGAAGGACTGGCCCTGTTCGGTCCAGGGGATACTTTCCTTCACTTGATCGAGAAAGAGATGAACGCCCGGCTGTTTTCCCGGGACGCGGAGCTGACCGTACAGGGCACGAAGGAACAGGTGGAATCGCTCACGCAGCTGTTCGAGGTGCTGCTCGAGCTCATCCGCGGCGGGTACGCGCTGTCGGAGAGGGACGTCATGTACGCGATCGAACTCGCCCGCACGATGCAGGCCGACCAGCTGCTCGATCTGTTCAAGGGCGAAATTACGACGACGTACAAAGGCAAGCCGATCAAGGTGAAGACGATCGGCCAGAAGCATTATGTATCGACGATCCGCAAGAAGGATATCGTGTTCGGGATCGGACCGGCCGGGACGGGCAAGACGTACCTCGCGGTCGTGCTCGCCGTCACGGCGCTCAAAGAAGGCAAAGTGAAGCGGATCGTGCTCACGCGTCCGGCCGTGGAAGCGGGCGAAAGCCTCGGCTTCTTGCCGGGCGATCTGCAGGAGAAGGTCGACCCGTACTTGCGTCCGCTGTACGACGCGCTGCATGACGTGCTCGGACCCGAAGCGGTCGCGAAGGCGCTGGAGCGGGGGACGATCGAGGTCGCGCCGCTCGCCTACATGCGGGGACGGACGCTGGAAGATTCGTTCATCATTTTGGACGAAGCGCAAAACACGACGCCGGAGCAGATGAAGATGTTCCTGACGCGTCTCGGCTTCGGCTCGAAAATGGTCGTCACCGGGGACGTCACCCAAATCGACCTGCCCCGGGGCAAAAGCTCCGGTCTCGTCGAAGCGGAACGCATCCTGCGCTCCATCCCCGAAATCGGCTTCATTTATTTCGCCGAATCGGACGTCGTCCGCCATTCGTTGGTCCAAAAAATCATCGTGGCGTACGATCGGTTCAAGGATCATCAATAG
- the yqfD gene encoding sporulation protein YqfD, whose protein sequence is MNAQLIRYIQGYVKVTVAGTSFERLINRLAEGGVPVWDIRRRGENRGECYITVPDYFRLKPFLRETGCRVRTTGRYGFPFLLDKLARRKWFLAGAAGFVVGMYLLSAVVWSVEVTGNDTIPKEQILQAARAEGLHPLQWKFRLGDRGELADRLTRSLPNAAWVGIDMQGTAATIRVVEATIPAKRTPQSPRHIVSNSDGVITSIIADRGVPQVGVHARVKRGDILISGILGDEENREAVVAEGKVRGLVWYEYNVTVPTVKQHQALTGNARSSFHLVLGSRALQLTGYWQKPFANERVESDRKQLRLGPWTTPVGWMTVTRHEASVQEEKRTAKEARETGLANARADLVANVGGDAVIRQEKILHERTDNGKVVMKVVFEVEVDLAAERTILPEELAPPEPEPAEKENRS, encoded by the coding sequence ATGAACGCGCAGCTGATTCGATACATACAGGGATATGTGAAGGTGACCGTCGCCGGGACGTCGTTCGAGAGGCTCATCAACCGGCTGGCCGAAGGCGGCGTCCCCGTGTGGGACATTCGCCGGCGCGGCGAGAATCGGGGCGAGTGCTATATTACGGTGCCGGACTACTTCCGGCTGAAGCCGTTTTTGCGGGAGACAGGCTGCCGGGTGCGGACGACGGGGCGCTACGGGTTTCCCTTTTTGTTGGACAAACTGGCCCGGCGGAAATGGTTTCTGGCCGGCGCGGCCGGCTTCGTCGTCGGCATGTATCTGCTGTCCGCCGTCGTCTGGAGCGTCGAGGTGACGGGCAACGATACGATTCCGAAGGAGCAAATTTTGCAGGCCGCGAGAGCCGAAGGACTGCACCCGCTCCAGTGGAAGTTCCGGCTCGGCGACCGCGGCGAGCTCGCCGACCGGCTGACCCGCTCGCTGCCGAACGCCGCGTGGGTCGGCATCGACATGCAGGGGACCGCCGCGACGATCCGCGTCGTCGAAGCGACGATTCCCGCGAAGCGGACGCCGCAAAGCCCGCGCCACATCGTATCGAATTCGGACGGCGTCATTACGAGCATCATCGCGGACCGCGGCGTGCCGCAGGTCGGCGTCCACGCGCGGGTGAAACGAGGAGATATTTTGATTTCGGGCATTCTAGGAGATGAAGAAAACCGCGAAGCCGTCGTAGCGGAGGGGAAGGTCCGCGGACTCGTCTGGTACGAATACAACGTCACCGTGCCCACCGTCAAACAGCATCAGGCGCTCACGGGCAACGCGCGCTCGTCGTTCCATCTCGTGCTCGGATCGCGGGCGCTGCAGCTGACAGGGTATTGGCAGAAGCCGTTCGCGAACGAGCGCGTCGAATCCGACCGCAAGCAGCTCCGCCTCGGGCCGTGGACGACGCCGGTCGGGTGGATGACGGTGACGCGGCACGAAGCCTCGGTGCAAGAGGAGAAGCGGACGGCGAAAGAGGCGAGGGAGACGGGCCTCGCGAACGCCCGGGCCGATTTGGTCGCGAACGTCGGGGGGGACGCGGTCATTCGGCAGGAAAAAATTTTGCATGAGCGTACCGACAATGGTAAAGTGGTAATGAAAGTGGTATTCGAAGTCGAGGTCGATTTGGCGGCGGAAAGAACGATCCTGCCGGAGGAGCTCGCTCCGCCGGAACCGGAACCCGCCGAGAAAGAAAATCGCTCCTGA
- the yqfC gene encoding sporulation protein YqfC, whose protein sequence is MRRWTRKLTKWTTDMLDLPQDVVFDLPRVTMIGNMQVYVENHRGVLHFTDTYLKLALTQGTLEIRGRQLSIRAIVTEEVFIEGHIDEVKFG, encoded by the coding sequence ATGCGACGCTGGACTCGCAAGCTGACGAAGTGGACGACGGACATGCTGGACCTTCCCCAGGACGTGGTCTTCGACTTGCCGCGCGTCACGATGATCGGCAACATGCAGGTGTACGTGGAGAACCACCGGGGGGTGCTCCATTTTACCGACACGTACTTAAAGCTCGCGCTGACGCAGGGGACGCTCGAAATCCGCGGCAGGCAGCTGTCGATCCGCGCGATCGTAACGGAAGAAGTGTTCATCGAAGGACATATCGACGAAGTGAAATTCGGGTAA
- the floA gene encoding flotillin-like protein FloA (flotillin-like protein involved in membrane lipid rafts), with product MLDITSLLLIAVILIAFIVFMSFFPVMLWISALASGVRIGIITLVAMRLRRVIPSRIVNPMIKAHKAGLAITINQLESHYLAGGNVDRVVNALIAAERANIQLAFERAAAIDLAGRDVLQAVQMSVNPKVIETPWVAAVAKDGIEVKVKARVTVRANIERLVGGAGEETIMARVGEGIVTTVGSASTHKEVLENPDLISRTVLGKGLDAGTAFEILSIDIADVDVGKNIGANLQTEQAEADKRIAQAKAEERRAMAVAHEQEMKARVEEMRAKVVEAESQVPLAMAEALRGGKLGVMDYMNLKNIDADTQMRDAFGKMNPDDGGSK from the coding sequence ATGTTGGACATTACCAGTTTATTGCTGATTGCCGTCATCTTGATCGCGTTCATCGTGTTTATGAGCTTCTTCCCGGTGATGCTGTGGATTTCGGCGCTCGCGTCGGGCGTTCGGATCGGCATCATCACGCTCGTGGCGATGCGGCTGCGCCGCGTCATCCCGAGCCGCATCGTAAACCCGATGATCAAAGCGCATAAAGCGGGCCTCGCCATTACGATCAACCAGCTCGAGAGCCATTACCTCGCGGGCGGCAACGTCGACCGCGTCGTCAACGCGCTGATCGCCGCCGAGCGCGCCAACATTCAGCTCGCGTTCGAGCGCGCCGCGGCGATCGACCTTGCCGGCCGGGACGTGCTGCAGGCGGTGCAAATGAGCGTCAATCCGAAGGTGATCGAGACGCCGTGGGTCGCCGCCGTGGCGAAAGACGGCATCGAGGTGAAGGTGAAGGCGCGGGTGACCGTGCGCGCGAACATCGAACGCCTCGTCGGCGGCGCCGGCGAAGAGACGATCATGGCGCGCGTCGGCGAAGGCATCGTCACGACCGTCGGTTCGGCGAGCACGCATAAAGAAGTGTTGGAAAACCCGGACCTCATTTCCCGCACGGTGCTCGGCAAAGGGCTCGACGCCGGAACGGCGTTCGAAATTTTGTCGATCGATATCGCGGACGTGGACGTCGGCAAAAACATCGGCGCGAACCTGCAGACCGAGCAGGCGGAAGCCGACAAGCGCATCGCCCAAGCGAAGGCGGAGGAGCGCCGCGCGATGGCCGTCGCTCACGAGCAGGAGATGAAAGCGCGCGTCGAGGAAATGCGCGCGAAGGTCGTCGAAGCCGAATCGCAGGTCCCGCTCGCGATGGCGGAAGCGCTTCGCGGCGGCAAGCTCGGCGTAATGGATTACATGAACCTGAAAAACATCGACGCGGATACGCAAATGCGCGACGCGTTCGGCAAGATGAATCCGGACGATGGCGGCAGCAAGTAA
- a CDS encoding NfeD family protein yields MGNAIRRLRGRIAASLLLAAASAFAFGAAGAASAGEAATAQTADGRTTDAGTVAVIPVDRTVEAGLQRFLTRALGEAEAMGADTVVLVIDTFGGRLDAATEIGEEIRQSPLRTVAYVEGKAISAGSYIALNADEIYMQEGSTLGAAAIVDGSGERVRDSKIVSVWVQQMRSAAQRAGRDPDIAEGMVDDTVRVTLDAIGKVKEPGDLITLSAKDAAGVGYAEGVVATLDEVLATIQAERVERIEPTLAEEAARFLTHPATQTILLVLGVAGLLIELLVPGFGAPGIVGVASFGLYFLGNFIAGFAGTEHIALFVAGIALLVLELFIPSFGILGILGSASLIAGVVLAAYDTGDALRSLGIAAFVGAAIAAVFVRYFKHRGVWNRFILRDALKTEEGYVSHETRKELVGQNGTAATPLRPSGIALVGGQRIDVVTNGEFIPAGADVAVVDVDGMRVVVKEVPPQGDA; encoded by the coding sequence ATGGGCAACGCGATTCGCCGGCTGCGCGGGCGCATCGCCGCCTCGCTGCTGCTGGCGGCAGCCTCCGCGTTCGCGTTCGGGGCGGCGGGCGCCGCGTCGGCCGGAGAAGCGGCGACGGCGCAGACGGCGGACGGCAGAACGACGGACGCCGGCACCGTCGCGGTCATCCCCGTCGATCGAACGGTAGAAGCGGGGCTGCAGCGATTTTTGACGCGGGCGCTCGGAGAAGCGGAGGCGATGGGCGCCGACACGGTCGTGCTCGTCATCGATACGTTCGGGGGACGGCTCGACGCCGCGACGGAAATCGGCGAAGAAATTCGTCAAAGCCCGCTCCGTACGGTCGCATACGTCGAAGGCAAAGCGATTTCGGCCGGCAGTTACATTGCTCTGAACGCCGACGAAATTTACATGCAGGAAGGCAGCACGCTCGGGGCGGCGGCGATCGTCGACGGCTCGGGGGAGCGGGTGAGAGATTCGAAGATCGTGTCGGTCTGGGTGCAGCAAATGCGCAGCGCCGCGCAGCGGGCGGGACGGGATCCCGACATCGCCGAAGGGATGGTCGACGACACGGTGCGCGTCACGCTCGATGCCATCGGCAAGGTGAAGGAACCCGGCGATTTGATTACGCTGTCGGCGAAGGACGCCGCGGGCGTCGGGTACGCGGAGGGCGTCGTCGCGACGCTCGACGAGGTGCTCGCGACGATTCAAGCGGAGCGCGTGGAGCGGATCGAGCCGACGCTCGCCGAGGAGGCGGCCCGGTTTCTGACGCATCCGGCGACCCAAACGATCCTGCTCGTCCTCGGCGTCGCGGGGCTCTTAATCGAGCTGCTCGTGCCCGGCTTCGGCGCGCCCGGCATCGTCGGCGTCGCATCGTTCGGGCTGTATTTTCTCGGCAATTTCATTGCGGGCTTCGCGGGAACGGAGCATATCGCCTTGTTCGTCGCCGGCATCGCTCTGCTCGTGCTGGAGCTGTTCATCCCGAGCTTCGGCATCCTCGGCATTCTCGGCTCGGCGTCGCTCATCGCCGGCGTCGTCTTAGCCGCCTACGATACGGGCGACGCGCTTCGCTCGCTCGGCATCGCGGCGTTCGTCGGGGCGGCGATCGCGGCAGTGTTCGTCCGCTATTTTAAGCACCGCGGCGTATGGAATCGATTCATTTTGCGGGACGCGCTGAAAACCGAGGAAGGCTACGTTTCGCACGAGACTAGGAAGGAATTGGTCGGGCAAAACGGAACGGCGGCGACGCCGCTTCGCCCGTCGGGCATCGCGCTCGTGGGCGGGCAACGGATCGACGTCGTGACGAACGGGGAATTTATCCCGGCCGGCGCGGACGTCGCGGTCGTAGACGTCGACGGAATGCGCGTCGTCGTGAAGGAAGTGCCCCCGCAAGGGGACGCCTAA
- a CDS encoding GatB/YqeY domain-containing protein has protein sequence MKLSERLNEDMKALMKSGDKFALSVVRMVRSAVKNAEIDARRDLTDDEVMDILTRETKQRRDALQEFEKAGREDLAEQAKAELEIIQRYMPQPLTDEELDQLVQETISAVGATSKADMGKVMSALMPKVKGRADGKQVNAAVQRLLV, from the coding sequence ATGAAGCTGAGCGAACGCTTGAACGAAGATATGAAAGCATTGATGAAGAGCGGTGATAAATTCGCCCTTTCCGTCGTGCGCATGGTTCGTTCGGCGGTCAAGAATGCGGAAATTGACGCGCGCCGCGACCTTACCGACGACGAAGTGATGGACATTCTGACTCGTGAAACGAAGCAGCGTCGGGACGCCCTTCAAGAGTTCGAGAAAGCAGGCCGCGAGGACCTTGCCGAGCAAGCGAAGGCTGAATTGGAAATCATACAGCGCTACATGCCTCAACCCTTAACCGACGAAGAGCTGGACCAACTGGTGCAAGAGACGATCAGCGCCGTGGGTGCAACCTCCAAAGCCGACATGGGCAAAGTAATGAGCGCATTGATGCCGAAGGTGAAAGGCCGTGCAGATGGCAAGCAAGTGAACGCAGCCGTGCAGCGGTTATTGGTATAA
- the rpsU gene encoding 30S ribosomal protein S21: MSETKVRKNETIDAALRRFKRSISKDGVLAEVKKRRHYEKPSVKRKKKSEAARKRKF; this comes from the coding sequence GTGTCCGAAACGAAAGTTCGCAAAAACGAGACCATCGACGCTGCTCTTCGCCGATTCAAGAGATCCATCTCCAAAGACGGCGTATTGGCTGAAGTGAAGAAACGCAGACATTACGAGAAGCCGAGCGTGAAGCGCAAGAAGAAGTCCGAAGCTGCCCGCAAGCGCAAATTCTAG
- a CDS encoding histidine triad nucleotide-binding protein produces the protein MDCIFCKIVEGAIPSKKVLETDTVLAFHDIQPAAPVHVLLIPKKHIATMNDVTPEDANVIGDIALAAQQVAEQLGIKDKGYRLINNCNDEGGQVVYHLHFHLLGGKKLGPIVG, from the coding sequence ATGGATTGCATTTTTTGCAAAATTGTCGAGGGCGCCATCCCGTCTAAAAAGGTGCTGGAGACCGACACGGTGCTCGCGTTCCACGACATTCAACCGGCCGCGCCCGTGCACGTGCTGCTCATCCCGAAGAAGCACATCGCGACGATGAACGACGTGACGCCGGAAGACGCGAACGTCATCGGAGACATCGCGCTCGCCGCGCAGCAGGTCGCCGAGCAGCTCGGCATCAAGGACAAAGGGTACCGTTTGATCAACAATTGCAACGACGAAGGCGGGCAGGTCGTATACCACCTGCACTTCCATTTGCTAGGGGGAAAAAAGCTCGGACCGATTGTTGGATAA
- a CDS encoding DUF421 domain-containing protein, translating into MGPYATIAAELVIGFAALFLYMKILGKAHFSKLTPFDFVSVLMLGELLGNAVYDKHVHIGHLLFATSLWGGLIWVIVTITTKFTSSRKPLEGEPTVIIRNGKLLYDAMKICRLDLNELQTMLRQAGYFSMDFVEFAVLETNGNLSVMPKSRYDKPTRTELGLPEQQVAMPVSLILDGELVRDNLKEAGVDEAWLRGRLRERGIAAYKDVFFAEWHGDDALYVATYDESQQQR; encoded by the coding sequence ATGGGTCCGTACGCGACGATCGCCGCCGAGCTCGTCATCGGGTTCGCGGCTTTGTTTTTATATATGAAAATTCTCGGGAAAGCGCATTTTTCCAAACTGACGCCGTTCGACTTCGTCTCCGTGCTGATGCTCGGGGAGCTGCTCGGCAACGCGGTGTACGACAAACACGTGCATATCGGTCACTTGCTGTTCGCCACGTCGCTGTGGGGCGGACTCATCTGGGTGATCGTCACGATCACGACGAAGTTCACCTCCTCCCGCAAACCGCTGGAGGGGGAGCCGACCGTCATTATCCGCAACGGGAAGCTGCTGTACGACGCCATGAAGATATGCCGTCTCGACTTGAACGAGCTGCAGACGATGCTGCGGCAAGCGGGCTACTTCTCGATGGATTTCGTAGAGTTCGCCGTGCTGGAAACGAACGGCAATTTGAGCGTTATGCCGAAATCGCGCTACGACAAGCCGACGCGCACCGAGCTTGGGCTTCCGGAGCAACAGGTCGCTATGCCCGTATCGCTCATCCTGGACGGCGAGCTCGTGCGCGACAACTTGAAGGAAGCAGGCGTCGACGAGGCGTGGCTGCGCGGGCGTCTGCGCGAACGCGGCATCGCGGCGTACAAGGATGTATTTTTCGCCGAGTGGCACGGGGACGATGCGCTGTACGTCGCGACGTACGACGAGTCGCAGCAGCAGCGGTGA
- a CDS encoding ribonucleotide-diphosphate reductase subunit beta yields the protein MLEKKKLFNEHGDRDWGKRRLIGGNTTNLIELNNVKYEWATKMYRTMMNNFWIPEEIPLAQDAKDYKLLSPEERQSYDKIISFLIFLDSLQTANLPNINEYITAPEVNLILTIHTFQEAVHSQSYSYILDSVCSAEARDRIYNEWREDKHLLARNRFITDLYERFLEDPSEANLLRTIMANYILEGIYFYSGFSFFYALGRQGKMLGTVSEIKYIQRDELTHLALFQSMFRELRRENPELFGPSDIEELREMMRTAAEHEIAWGQYITANKIAGLSNELIDKYIKYLANERLRKLDLEPLYPEIVEHPMKWVESFSNMNAMKTDFFEQKVTNYTKSSNLNWDEL from the coding sequence ATGTTGGAGAAAAAGAAATTGTTCAACGAGCACGGAGATCGGGATTGGGGCAAGCGGCGGCTGATCGGGGGCAACACGACGAACCTGATCGAGCTGAACAACGTGAAGTACGAATGGGCGACGAAAATGTACCGCACGATGATGAACAACTTCTGGATTCCCGAAGAAATTCCGCTCGCGCAAGACGCGAAGGACTACAAGCTGCTGTCGCCCGAAGAGCGGCAGAGCTACGATAAAATCATCAGCTTTCTCATTTTCCTCGACTCGCTGCAGACGGCGAATTTGCCGAATATCAACGAGTATATTACGGCGCCGGAGGTTAACCTCATCCTGACGATTCATACGTTCCAGGAGGCGGTGCACAGCCAAAGCTATTCGTACATTCTCGACAGCGTGTGCTCGGCGGAGGCGCGGGATCGGATATATAACGAGTGGCGGGAGGACAAACATTTGCTCGCCCGCAATCGGTTCATTACCGACTTGTACGAGCGGTTCCTCGAGGATCCGTCGGAGGCGAATTTGCTTAGGACGATCATGGCCAATTACATCCTCGAGGGGATTTATTTCTATAGCGGCTTCAGCTTCTTCTATGCGCTCGGGCGGCAGGGGAAAATGCTCGGCACGGTGTCCGAGATCAAATATATTCAGCGCGACGAGCTGACGCATTTGGCGCTGTTTCAATCGATGTTCCGCGAGCTGCGGCGGGAAAATCCGGAGCTGTTCGGGCCGAGCGACATCGAGGAGCTGCGGGAGATGATGCGCACCGCCGCGGAGCACGAAATCGCGTGGGGGCAGTACATTACGGCGAACAAAATCGCGGGGCTCAGTAACGAACTGATCGATAAATACATCAAGTATTTGGCGAACGAGCGGCTGCGCAAGCTCGATCTCGAGCCGCTGTACCCGGAAATCGTCGAGCATCCGATGAAGTGGGTGGAAAGCTTCAGCAACATGAACGCGATGAAAACGGACTTTTTCGAACAGAAGGTTACGAATTATACGAAATCGTCCAATCTCAATTGGGATGAACTGTAA
- a CDS encoding ribonucleoside-diphosphate reductase subunit alpha — translation MEIVKRNGQREELVFAKLKRVIDFACEAYPSCDPLELEQALLPLFRQGMTTKEIQRLLIRTAVEKTSVDEPDWQYVAARLLIYDLYKEAGIHRGYESFGYGEPGSFRKLIERLTRENLYGAYILESYTEEQIDELQAYLKPERDFLFTYIGLQTLADRYLIRGRDKETLELPQELFMGVAMHLASNEQPSQRLHYAKQFYDALSKLEMTVATPTLANARKPKHQLSSCFIDTAPDDLWGIYNVNASFAQVSKHGGGMGIYVGKIRSRGSDIRGHKGAAGGVVPWIKNYNNTALAVDQLGVRSGAVAIYLDVWHKDILDFLNLKTNNGDDRMKAHDIFPGVCIPDEFMRRVQSRDTWYLFDPHEVRTKLGFSLEDSWGEEWERRYQACVEHPTLSRDELPAVEIMKRILASAFETGTPFVFYRDTVNRANPNKHAGMIYCSNLCTEIAQNMSPTELIQTVHEDGIITTKAKAGDFVVCNLSSLNLGRVKTKEDIERVVSLQMRMMDNVIDLNEYPVPQAERTNKKYRAVGLGTSGYHQFLAEAGIAWESEEHLATADELYEWIGYCAIKASYEIAKEKGAYSVFEGSEWQTGEYFDRRGYEGAHWQALKADVAAHGVRNAWMFAVAPTASTSLISGSTAGIDPVFRKFFVEEKKNAVIPQTAPNLGPKTMWFYKEAHTIDQSWSVKAAAARQKHIDQAQSFNLYITPAMSAREFLELYMEAWQLGVKTVYYCRNQSVDVEDCVSCSA, via the coding sequence ATGGAAATCGTAAAACGCAACGGACAACGCGAAGAGCTCGTGTTCGCCAAATTGAAAAGAGTGATCGACTTCGCCTGCGAAGCGTACCCGTCCTGCGACCCGCTCGAGCTCGAGCAGGCGCTGCTGCCGCTGTTCCGCCAAGGGATGACGACGAAAGAAATTCAGCGCCTGCTCATCCGCACGGCGGTCGAGAAAACGAGCGTCGACGAGCCGGACTGGCAGTACGTCGCCGCCAGGCTCCTCATTTACGATCTGTACAAAGAAGCCGGCATTCATCGCGGCTACGAATCGTTCGGCTACGGGGAGCCGGGCAGCTTCCGCAAGCTGATCGAGCGGCTTACCCGCGAAAATTTGTACGGCGCTTATATCCTTGAAAGCTACACCGAAGAGCAAATCGACGAGCTGCAGGCGTACCTGAAGCCGGAGCGCGACTTCCTGTTCACCTACATCGGTCTGCAAACGCTCGCCGACCGGTACCTCATCCGCGGCCGCGACAAAGAAACGCTCGAGCTGCCGCAGGAGCTGTTCATGGGCGTCGCGATGCATCTTGCGAGCAACGAGCAGCCTTCGCAACGCCTCCATTACGCGAAGCAGTTTTACGACGCGCTCTCGAAGCTCGAAATGACGGTGGCGACGCCGACGCTCGCGAACGCGCGCAAGCCGAAGCACCAGCTGTCGAGCTGCTTCATCGACACGGCGCCGGACGATCTGTGGGGCATCTACAACGTGAACGCGAGCTTCGCGCAGGTGTCGAAGCACGGCGGCGGCATGGGCATCTACGTCGGCAAAATCCGCAGCCGAGGCTCGGACATCCGCGGTCACAAAGGCGCCGCGGGCGGCGTCGTGCCGTGGATCAAAAACTACAACAACACCGCGCTCGCGGTCGACCAGCTCGGCGTCAGATCCGGCGCCGTCGCGATTTATCTCGACGTGTGGCATAAGGATATTCTCGATTTCCTTAATCTGAAAACGAACAACGGCGACGACCGGATGAAGGCGCACGACATTTTCCCGGGCGTCTGCATCCCGGACGAGTTCATGCGCCGCGTCCAAAGCCGGGACACGTGGTATTTGTTCGACCCGCACGAGGTGCGGACGAAGCTCGGCTTCTCGCTCGAGGATAGCTGGGGCGAAGAGTGGGAGCGCCGCTATCAAGCGTGCGTCGAGCATCCGACGCTGTCCCGCGACGAGCTGCCGGCCGTCGAGATCATGAAGCGCATCCTCGCGAGCGCCTTCGAAACGGGCACGCCGTTCGTCTTCTACCGCGACACGGTCAACCGCGCCAATCCGAACAAGCACGCGGGCATGATTTACTGCTCGAACCTGTGCACGGAAATCGCGCAGAACATGTCGCCGACGGAGCTTATCCAAACGGTGCACGAGGACGGCATCATTACGACGAAAGCGAAAGCCGGCGACTTCGTCGTGTGCAACCTGTCGTCGCTCAACCTCGGCCGGGTGAAAACGAAGGAGGACATCGAGCGCGTCGTCTCGCTGCAGATGCGCATGATGGACAACGTCATCGACCTGAACGAATACCCGGTGCCGCAGGCGGAGCGGACGAACAAAAAATACCGCGCCGTCGGCCTCGGCACGAGCGGCTACCATCAGTTCCTCGCGGAGGCGGGCATCGCGTGGGAGTCCGAGGAGCATCTCGCGACCGCCGACGAGCTGTACGAGTGGATCGGCTACTGCGCGATCAAAGCGTCGTACGAGATCGCTAAGGAGAAAGGCGCGTACAGCGTGTTCGAAGGCAGCGAGTGGCAGACGGGCGAATACTTCGACCGCCGCGGCTACGAGGGCGCGCACTGGCAGGCGCTGAAAGCGGACGTGGCGGCGCACGGCGTGCGCAACGCGTGGATGTTCGCGGTCGCGCCGACGGCGTCGACGAGTTTGATCTCGGGTTCGACGGCCGGCATCGACCCGGTGTTCCGCAAGTTTTTCGTCGAGGAGAAGAAAAACGCGGTCATCCCGCAGACGGCGCCGAACCTCGGGCCGAAGACGATGTGGTTCTACAAAGAGGCGCATACGATCGACCAAAGCTGGAGCGTGAAAGCGGCGGCGGCGCGCCAAAAGCATATCGATCAGGCGCAGTCGTTCAACCTGTACATTACGCCGGCCATGTCCGCGCGCGAGTTCTTGGAGCTGTACATGGAGGCGTGGCAGCTCGGGGTTAAAACCGTGTACTATTGCCGCAACCAAAGCGTCGACGTCGAGGACTGCGTCAGCTGCTCCGCGTAA